The Carassius auratus strain Wakin chromosome 27, ASM336829v1, whole genome shotgun sequence genome includes a region encoding these proteins:
- the plk3 gene encoding serine/threonine-protein kinase PLK3: protein MDPACFTSAQRLSCKMMNPDLFKPAQAATKPNRSKSEHVKTEVAQVVVDAKTGRSYCKGKLLGKGGFARCYEMTDLANNKMYAVKVIPQSRVSKPHQRGKIINEIELHKSLQHKHVVKFSHHFEDQDNIYIFLELCSRKSLAHIWKARHTLTDPEVRYYLKQIISALKYLHNKGILHRDLKLGNFFVNENMDLRLGDFGLAAKLETVEQRKKTICGTPNYLAPEVLNRQGHGTESDVWSLGCVMYTLLCGNPPFETLDLKETYKCIKEVRYSLPPSLTPSAQKLISAILQKNPSDRLTLDQILAHEYFTKGFTPEKLPPSSCVMVPELNPPSPAKKFFTKMAKSFFGKKKSKAVEKAPCEEKDDISKLVSGMVKHSIGRQMSYKTMGVNEVTSPTVQLASSGPLDTPAEEESRKSASRSFKGTVASSTDAGDDIPTPAAVAESAMKVLNSCLSSMPTASKNPPCLSKTKPLIWVTKWVDYSNKYGFGYQLSNQNVGVLFNEGTHLSLCEQRRTVRYCLTNNQHFSFPADALPEKLLNQKHIVDLMANYMEQNLMEGGDVNSEDQPPPSSSPLLLQWIKTDHALVMLFDNRTIQVNFYTDHTKIILSKTSDSSYLLTYISKERVSYSYPLNVLSQWGCSPELRQRLHYVVQLLQHYTNA, encoded by the exons ATGGATCCAGCTTGTTTTACTTCAGCGCAGCGTCTTTCCTGTAAAATGATGAATCCGGATTTGTTCAAACCGGCTCAAGCGGCCACCAAGCCGAACCGGAGTAAATCCGAGCACGTTAAGACGGAGGTCGCGCAGGTGGTGGTTGATGCAAAGACTGGAAGGTCGTACTGTAAAGGAAAGCTTTTGGGAAAG GGTGGTTTTGCGCGATGTTATGAGATGACAGATCTTGCCAACAACAAGATGTATGCTGTGAAAGTTATTCCTCAAAGCAGAGTCTCAAAGCCACACCAGAGAGGAAAG ATCATAAATGAAATCGAGCTTCACAAAAGCCTCCAACACAAGCATGTGGTGAAGTTTTCCCATCACTTTGAGGACCAAGACAACATTTACATCTTCCTTGAACTCTGCAGCAGAAAG TCTCTCGCACACATTTGGAAAGCAAGACATACGCTGACAGATCCAGAAGTACGTTACTACCTCAAACAGATCATTTCTGCGCTCAAATACCTCCACAACAAAGGCATCCTCCACCGAGACCTCAAACTAG gtaatttttttgtgaatgaaAACATGGACTTGAGATTAGGAGATTTTGGGCTGGCAGCAAAGCTGGAGACAGTCGAGCAGAGGAAGAA GACCATCTGCGGGACTCCAAACTACCTGGCTCCAGAGGTGTTAAACAGACAAGGCCATGGGACCGAGTCAGATGTTTGGTCGCTGGGTTGTGTAAT GTACACACTTCTATGTGGGAATCCACCTTTTGAAACCTTAGACTTGAAAGAGACCTACAAGTGTATTAAGGAAGTGAGATACAGCCTTCCTCCTTCCCTCACTCCATCTGCACAGAAGCTGATCTCCGCTATCCTTCAGAAAAACCCATCTGACCGCCTTACACTGGATCAGATACTGGCCCACGAGTATTTCACAAAG GGCTTCACCCCGGAAAAACTCCCTCCCAGCAGCTGTGTGATGGTGCCTGAGCTTAATCCACCCAGCCCTGCCAAGAAGTTCTTTACGAAGATGGCTAAAAGCTTCTTTGGAAAGAAGAAATCGAAAG CTGTTGAAAAGGCACCTTGTGAGGAGAAAGATGACATTTCTAAACTGGTTTCTGGTATGGTGAAGCACTCCATCGGTCGGCAAATGAGCTACAAGACAATGGGAGTGAATGAG GTCACTTCTCCTACGGTTCAACTGGCAAGCTCTGGCCCTCTGGACACCCCGGCAGAGGAGGAGTCCAGGAAGTCTGCGTCTCGCTCCTTCAAAGGCACCGTCGCCAGCAGCACTGATG CTGGTGACGATATCCCTACCCCTGCTGCTGTAGCCGAATCTGCCATGAAGGTTCTTAACAGCTGCTTGTCTTCCATGCCGACAG CTTCAAAAAACCCACCCTGCCTTTCTAAAACCAAGCCTTTAATCTGGGTAACCAAGTGGGTCGACTACTCCAACAAATACGGCTTTGGTTATCAGCTTTCCAATCAAAACGTCGGTGTACTCTTCAACGAAGGCACTCATCTGAGCCTGTGTGAACAGCGGAG GACCGTACGTTACTGTCTGACGAACAACCAACACTTTAGTTTTCCAGCTGACGCTTTACCAGAAAAGCTCCTGAATCAAAAACACATAGTGGATTTGATGGCTAACTACATGGAGCAGAACCTAATGGAG GGTGGAGACGTCAACAGTGAGGACCAGCCACCTCCAAGCTCTTCTCCGTTGCTTCTGCAGTGGATCAAGACTGATCACGCCTTAGTCATGCTCTTTGACAACCGAACCATACAG GTGAATTTTTACACAGACCATACAAAAATCATCCTGTCCAAGACTTCGGACTCCTCGTACCTGCTGACATACATCAGCAAGGAGCGCGTCTCTTATTCCTACCCTCTGAACGTGCTTTCCCAATGGGGCTGCTCTCCGGAGCTCCGGCAGCGGCTTCATTACGTGGTACAGCTTCTCCAGCACTACACCAACGCATAA
- the dynlt4 gene encoding tctex1 domain-containing protein 1-B gives MANQPLPLSQETLAQFNRSMSTEPGTSGPPRRRLGSISTRRSSKDQSKDQPHHRPLFLRSMTIPSSESSFLSPTVSNSHISMGKRFSFAGWHQGGRVSFSGLYLQQPIQEVYVENTYRTGPEPGCHFSASRTQQILQATLDSYLKGVCYSPDSCSQLCQMLADLVLSKLKDVNPPRYKVVCQVVVGQSGKQGIRVASRSLMNPNTDNYTSAVFQNHSLFAVALVHGLYFE, from the coding sequence ATGGCCAATCAGCCTCTACCACTGTCTCAGGAGACTTTAGCTCAGTTCAATCGCTCCATGTCCACAGAACCAGGTACCTCGGGGCCTCCAAGGCGACGTCTGGGCTCTATCTCCACTCGCCGAAGCTCCAAAGACCAATCCAAGGACCAGCCCCACCACAGACCCCTGTTTCTCAGGAGCATGACGATTCCTTCATCCGAGTCATCGTTCTTGAGCCCCACCGTCAGCAATTCTCACATCTCCATGGGCAAGCGGTTCTCATTCGCAGGCTGGCACCAGGGAGGAAGAGTGAGCTTCTCTGGACTGTACCTCCAACAACCCATCCAGGAGGTGTATGTGGAGAACACCTACAGAACGGGACCAGAACCAGGGTGCCATTTCAGTGCCAGCAGGACCCAGCAGATCTTACAGGCCACTTTGGATAGTTATTTGAAAGGTGTGTGTTACAGTCCTGATAGTTGTAGTCAGCTGTGTCAGATGTTAGCAGATCTAGTTCTCAGTAAACTAAAAGATGTCAATCCGCCACGATATAAAGTGGTGTGCCAGGTGGTTGTCGGGCAGAGTGGTAAACAAGGTATAAGGGTGGCCAGCCGTAGCCTGATGAACCCCAACACTGACAACTACACATCTGCTGTTTTCCAGAATCACTCACTGTTTGCTGTGGCTTTGGTACATGGCTTGTACTTTGAATAA